From the Microbacterium sp. W4I4 genome, one window contains:
- a CDS encoding type II secretion system F family protein: MVRGLRRRVPDAGTDAADAAATVRMLAVLLQAGTRPPAAWRHLADAGEPVAVRVVERCADGVELAGALDAEGGAWKDVAAAWEIATVVGAPLAEVLGSLAESMQDAASAADDVRIALAEPAGTARLLLWLPFAGLLLGFALGFDTIGVLVTNPFGTACVIVGLALVLIARWWTGRMVRTAQPRVGTPGMRADLVAVALSGGAGMPRALRLVEQCTAELIDDVTTTQAVLELSRSAGVPAGSLLRASAARLRQEARVQGRIRAARLSSKLLLPLGACTLPAFLLLGVAPLMLSVLGSTPLPI; the protein is encoded by the coding sequence GTGGTGAGGGGGCTGCGCCGGCGGGTGCCGGATGCCGGGACTGACGCCGCGGATGCCGCCGCGACCGTGCGCATGCTGGCCGTGCTGCTGCAGGCGGGGACGCGACCTCCTGCCGCCTGGCGACACCTCGCGGATGCGGGCGAACCGGTCGCCGTGCGCGTCGTCGAGCGCTGCGCGGACGGTGTCGAGCTCGCCGGCGCTCTCGATGCAGAGGGCGGCGCCTGGAAGGATGTCGCCGCGGCCTGGGAGATCGCCACGGTCGTCGGCGCGCCTCTGGCGGAGGTGCTGGGCTCGCTCGCGGAATCGATGCAGGACGCGGCATCCGCGGCCGATGATGTGCGCATCGCGCTCGCCGAGCCGGCGGGCACCGCACGGCTGCTGCTCTGGCTGCCGTTCGCGGGACTGCTGCTCGGCTTCGCGCTCGGCTTCGACACGATCGGCGTCCTCGTCACCAACCCGTTCGGCACCGCGTGCGTGATCGTCGGACTGGCGCTGGTTCTGATCGCGCGGTGGTGGACGGGGCGGATGGTGCGCACTGCCCAGCCGCGTGTCGGCACGCCCGGAATGCGCGCCGACCTCGTCGCCGTCGCGCTCTCCGGAGGCGCGGGGATGCCGCGGGCGCTGCGCCTGGTGGAGCAGTGCACCGCCGAGCTGATCGATGACGTCACCACGACCCAGGCGGTGCTCGAGCTCTCCCGCAGTGCGGGAGTGCCTGCGGGCTCGCTGCTGCGCGCGTCGGCTGCCCGGCTGCGGCAGGAAGCGCGCGTACAGGGACGCATCCGTGCCGCTCGTCTGTCATCGAAGCTGCTGCTCCCGCTGGGCGCCTGCACCCTGCCCGCGTTCCTGCTGCTCGGCGTCGCGCCGCTGATGCTCAGCGTGCTCGGCTCCACGCCCCTGCCCATCTGA
- a CDS encoding DUF4244 domain-containing protein → MEENDLPPLTRRRAARLFADETGAATAEYAITTMAAVAFAGLLVVIMRSDEVRGILTDLIRRALTVS, encoded by the coding sequence ATGGAAGAGAACGACCTGCCACCGCTCACCCGCAGACGCGCCGCACGGCTGTTCGCCGATGAGACCGGCGCCGCGACGGCGGAGTACGCGATCACCACGATGGCGGCCGTCGCCTTCGCGGGACTGCTGGTGGTGATCATGCGATCCGACGAGGTGCGGGGCATCCTCACCGACCTCATCCGGCGGGCACTGACGGTGTCCTGA